The Apodemus sylvaticus chromosome 19, mApoSyl1.1, whole genome shotgun sequence sequence AAGGCAGGGTCtgtatcaggatgtaaagtgtataaataaattaatggggaaaaaagaaaggtagTGGTGTTGTGGTAAAGTGTGTGCATAAAGAGTTTCAGCAGGACAGTTTCACAAAGACAGGTTCCAGAGAGAAGAAgatagacacaggtgaagacagagtgaaccagagaatgaaaaggagacagaaggtgAGAACACATGGCTAAAATTAATATGGGGTCAAGAGAGAAATTCAGTAGAAGCCAAGAGAAGGTGTATttaatcagtcagcttggaagattgGATCATATGGAGGTAGAAGCTTTCAGGCCTAGACCTAGGGATAGTtaggacagagaaggaaatgctctgggctcaACCCAAGCAATGTTTCCATACAGCTTGGGTACACTGCTCATCTTTTCTCataatctgaggaaataaaagtatcaTTTACGTCTTTTATATCATCTTACTCTTCAAGCTAACAGTCATCAAAGGAAGCCATAGTGGGAATTCAGAGCTGGAACCTATAGACAGGGACTAAAACAAACTCCAGAAGCACATTGCTTGTTGGCTTCTTTCTGGGCCCATATTCAGATATATTTAGTACAAAACGTAGACTCATCTGCCTAGAATGGTACCAGCTATGTACTCTTGGTCCTCctccaaaaattaaaatcaagaaaattccccacaaATATGCCATGGGCTAGTATGATGGAGACAACTTCTCTATTGATATAATTTCTTCCCAGGTGTTTCAAGTTtgcttaaaatttataaaaactgACTAGCACAAATATTagccagaataaataaaatttaggacAGAAGCTAGGTCTTGACTAATAAAAACtgtgttaaaattatttaaatatcttctCTGATCACAATGGCATAGCACTAGGAATCAATAGAAGGAAAAGCTTTCTAATATTTAGTAACACATGGAATTTAAGCTGCATATTCCTCCATTGCCAATGAAAATTACAATGAATGAGAGTAGTTAATGTGCATTAATACATGTGCAAAATGGTCTAAAACAAATTTAATCATAAAAACAATTCTTGTTATCCAAAATAGCAACAATAAAGATGaaagcaaaatataacaaaacctTAGGGGTTTATCAAAAACATTTCTAAGAGGGCAGTTGATAATACCAAATTTCATCAAGGGATGAGTTTTGTTCACATTGTTCTCAGTGCACATACTGgacaattccagttctagggagaCCAATAACTCTTCTGGCATCTGtagacatgtgcacatacacacacatatgcatcaataaaatatattacatatattaaatgGATACATCAAAAATTAAAGAACCAATGAAAAAGATACAATGAATGTCAACTATTCATGGTTGACCCTCCATTTTGAACCACTGATCTATCCTGTTTTCTTAATATTGAATACTTCACACTCTCAATTTCTAGATCTTAGTATTTATattaaatcagaagtgaaaatgcttgatttttatttgaaatatgtttATCTATTAGGATCATACTACTgtatctttcctttgattttaGTTAATAGTGTTGGCTGTGTAGCAATATCTGGAGTCTTGGAATAGGATAGAAGCACTAAATATTGGGTAAACTCTATTGTAGATGTAAATGAAATTACCAGCACATTAGCAATTTCACTATAAACATGACAGTGCTATGAAAGCTATTCAATCAATTTTAATAATCAAGCTTGACTTATATATTAGATTTATATTAATGGATTTATAGATTTAATagattatattaataatttatattaatagattatttcatttaacatttgaatgtcaataagacaaaaataaagataattggtGTGACTTTTAAGTTCATATGGTTTTAAGAGCtacattttctccttaatttgCTCAACTTATAATTCTATAAGGTTTTCATGTCTCCTTTGCTTAGCCTAActatacaaatagaaaagaacatgGATTTCACATTATGTAGACACTTAAAGACTTTTATAAACTAACTAGGGAAGACTGAATCTGAGAACCTCAGAATTCATGAACCCTTTCTATTTCCTCTTGAGTACATGTtttataaaagtgaaaaatacCTACAGGAAATAATGGTGTAGTAGATTGACTTTATTACATCAATTTGTTTTCTCAGATATTGAAAAATATTGGGCCTAcaacagatatttatttttttaaaaaaaaatcagaatgctgTGAAACTGTGAAGATTTTCACTATCAGTAAGATTAATCATAGTGGAAACACAGAAGCATGAAGAAGATTCCATTAAAAATCATAAGCACAAATAACTCAGACTCTCTCCACCCTACATTTTCCATAGGAAAATTATATTCACTACAGACATTAGAATATTcaaagggtctctctctctctctctctctctctctctctctctctctctctctctctctgtctctctctctctctccctctctctctccaaacagATTAGGCTCAAATTTCATGTCTGGTTTAGCCTAGGATGAATTGGATTCCTAAGATCATATGATAAGAATCACCTAATATTCTGAATAAAATCTAAGAAATCAAAGCTCAGGACGCACCATCCAATGAAAATACTTAGGTAGAAAAAATTGAAATGTTATTGAAAATCTCACTTAGCAAAAGCACTGGatgtaaaaattaacaaaactccACTAATAGAGCCACTGAAGtagaccagtgagggaaaacccAAGTGTCTATTTTAGATTAGAACATTAACAAAGGACATTGGTCCAAGGATATAGGAGGCCATATTTCACTGGGTTCACAAAAACATCCTAGGAAATAATACCTCAACGACTTCTAGCTAGCTGTGAATATACTTTATCTTTATATGAAAGAGATAAACGAGTAGACATACTTAATCTAATAAGAACgaaaattcttaataaaagagTGATCattaagaaagtaaaagaaaagaattgaaggAGTCTTGACAACAGCAAATGTTGTTTTCAATTTATTAGTTAATCTGATTGTCAGGTCTAGATGGGGCATCTCTGAGTATGATAATTAAGGGAGTAGTTTCCTGGCTTGGAGCAATCCAGAGAGGCTGGTGAGTTTAGTTTTAGAGCATGGGTCTCATGGTGACCCTGGGTAATGCATCTAGATCAGCACCTTTATTTTTGTGAGGACAGACAGATCTACATCTCTACCTggaaagaattttctttccagtGCTGTTATCGTTCCTTACCAACCTCTTCAAAGCTCCCTTTACATCTTTGTTTCTTAAAGTATAAATGAGGGGGTTTAGAGTAGGAATAACCACGGTATACAAAAGGGTGATAAACTTTCCCTGACTGTGTGCATAGGAGCTGTTAGGCTGGATATAGATAGCAGTGATTGTGCCATAAAATAGTACTACTACCAGCAGGTGGGATCCACAGGTTCCAAGAGCTTTACCCCAGGTTAGAGCTGCCCTTAACCTCATCAATGCTTGGGCAATGTATCCATATGACACCAAGATGAGTGTCAGGGGAAGGAGGAGCAATACCAAGGAAGCCATGAATAGCTGCACTTCATTGGTATGAATGTCTACACAGGCCAACTTGATCATGGCAGGAACTTCACAGATGAAGTGATAAATCCTGTGGTTCCCACAGCGAGGCAGGCGGAGGGTGATGGTACCCTGAATCAGTGTGTTGCCCACTCCACTCAACCATGCCACTCCTGCAAGAGACTGGCAGAGCCGTGGGTGCATAACTGCAGCATAGTGAAGTGGTCGGCAAACAGCAGCATAACGATCAAATGCCATAACTGCGAGGAGGACACATTCAGTGGACCCCAGAGCCAGAGACACATAAAGCTGAATAGCGCAGCCTGTGGCAGTAATTGTCTTGGCTGGGCCATGGAGGTTCCACAGCAGCTGAGGAACAATGCTGGTTGAAAAGCAGATATCAACGAAAGAGAGGTTGGTAAGGAAATAGTACATGGGCGTTTGGAGCGCAGAATCCAAACAGGAAATGAGGATGATCGCAGTGTTGCCTACCAGTGTCAGGAGGTAGGAGATCAGCACCACCACAAAGAGGATCTTCTCAAGTTGTGGCTGATCAGAGAAGCCCACCAGGATGAAATCACCACCCGAGCTCTTGTTAATTGTCATCACTCTACTCACAAAAAGGAGGTAACAAGTGCAGAAATACATGTTAGATAAAGAGCAATGTAATGTGATCAGAAATCCTCTTGAGGGACATGGACTCTAAAGGAAGTAGAAGATGGGATATGTTCTATACAGGGGAAAggcaagagggagagagacaggagagagagagagagagagagagagagagagagagagagagagagagagagagagagagagagagagactgaggttCTTCAAGGAGGAAAGTCAAAGAATACAGAGTACACTGAGACCTGTTAAAGGTACAGAGCTACACATAGAACTACAAACGACAAAGGAATGAGGTGAGAGAAATTGTCTTACCCAGGGAAGTGGACACCAATTGGTTAAGCAATTCCAAATGTCCAGTCCTAAAAACACATaggagtaacattatacagattgagcaggatacacatactcacacacacactcacatacacatagacatttgTAAATGTAGGTATACATGtaataattaatgaagaaaagcCATGGATTGGAAAGAGAATAAGAGGAGTATATTGGAGgatatggaggaaggaaagagaatgggtaaatgatctaattatattacaatctcaaaaagtaaagaaaaaaatgttccagaAAGGCTCAGAGCTATAAAACAGAACATGTAGAAAACACTCAACAATCAATGATTGCCCAATTCTTCTAAGTTGCCTCAATTGTTCTTTCAGGAAATTTGCCTTTTTCTTCCCCACCTTGTAAGACTATCAGCAACAGGTAGAAAGAGAGATTGCAAAGATATAAACAAGGTCTTTGGAGGTATCCAATTGTGTCCATAGGAAAAGTAACAAAGATGCatttggggaggaaaaaaaataaaaggacatgaTACTGTACTTCTCTACCTTAAATGAGAATTTGTAAGCTATTCTATTTCTCTaccttacatttatattttaaaaagcaccatGCTAAGAACAAAGTGCACAACCGTAATGACTTAACTGTTAGATATCATGCATGGACTGTTTTTTTGCCAGAATTTTTCTTATAATATGGTAACGGGCAGTCTGGAGTGTTTTAACAATCAATGTAGAGTATTCTTGTTAGTTTTGAATAATTTTAGAGTGTTGTAAAATTGTGTCagcattgtgcattttctttttaggaTACAGTACCTATGactcaatttttcatttttaatagctctcTCTTTGAACTTGTGCTTTATTAACTATTTCCCttattattttagtttcataGTATACAAGCAACAGGGGATATAAGTCTAATGGATTTCTTACTTTACATAGATcctttaaatatttgtgtttacatTGTACATGATTCTGTGCTACATGATACCATTTTCATAGAAATGTACATTGTATCTGGATTAAAACCCTTAATTTCCtatttaatttgattatttatcTAAGATTTTTCATGACTATCATAGATAGGAAGCCTTATAGGTGATCACTTATCTTTTGGCTATAACTCTTCATTACTTAACCTCTTATAGTCATAAATATAGGACGTTCAgcaatgtaaaattatttataaaaagtgATCAACTTCATACACTATCAATCAATTCAGGGTTTTGTAAAATATTTGTCTTCATTTCTGTTCTCAGAATGATATCCCACTTGTGTTACTTCTTACCAAATCAAGTTTTAACTTCTTTATTCATCCTGTGTCTCTCCCTAAAACTATTTCAGTTATACCTGCCAACTTCTACCCACATGTCAGTACTATTTCCACATGAACATCTGCCTAGCAGCACTGTCAACCACTAAGCATCCCTCCTGAAACCTCAGTTGCTTTGTTTGTAACCATGCAAATTTGCGCATGAGCCCACTTTCACAGAGTAGACCACATGTCTTAAAAGGGGAAGGAAATATTTAATGagcataaatgttatttttaatccttttcttGTTATCTAAAatgaatgattattttaaaacaacagaatagacataaatgtactttttttgtgagtatttttttttatttgatataatttatttacatttcaaatgatttccccttttctagccccccccccactccccgaaagtcccgtaagcccccttctcttcccctgtcctccctcccaccccttcccagttccccgttctggttttgccaaatactgtttcactgagtctttccagaaccagggaccactcctgctttcttcttgtatctcatttgatgtgtggattatgttttgggtattccagttttctaggttaataaccacttattagtgagtgcataccatgattcaccttttgagtctgggttacctcacttagtatgatgttctctagctccatccatttgcctaagaatttcatgaattcattgtttctaatggctgaatagtactccattgtgtagatataccacattttttgtatccactcttctgttgagggatacctgggttctttccagcatctggcaattataaagagggctgctatgaacatagtagagcatgtatccttattacatggtggggaatcctctgggtatatgcccaggagtggtatagcaggatcttctggaagtgaggtgcccagttttcggaggaaccgccagactgctttccagagtggttgtaccaatttgcaaccccaccagcagtggaggagtgttcctctttctccgcaccctctccagcacctgctgtctcctgaatttttaatcttagccattctgactggtgtaagatgaaatcttagggttgttttgatttgcatttccctaatgactaatgaagttgagcattttttaagatacttctccgccatccgaagttcttcaggtgagaattctttgtttaactctgtaccccattttttaatagggttgttcggttttctggagtctaacttcttgagttctttatatatattggatattagccctctatctgatgtaggattggtgaagatcttttcccaatttgttggttgccgatctgtcctcttgatggtgtcctttgccttacagaaactctgtaaccttatgaggtcccatttgtcaattcttgctcttagagcatacgctattggtgttctgttcagaaactttctccctgtaccgatgtcctcaagggtcttccccagtttcttttctgttagcttcagagtgtctggctttatgtggaggtccttgatccatttggatttgagcttagtacaaggagacaaggatggatcaattcgcattcttctgcatgctgacctccagttgaaccagcaccatttgttgaaaaggctatcttttttccattggatgttttcagcctctttgtcgaggatcaagtggccataggtgtgtgggttcatttctggatcttcaatcctgttccattgatcctcctgcctgtcactgtaccaataccatgcagttcatAAATGTACTTTTAATAAGCTgatatatttactattttattaaattcttacCCTTTCTCACTTTCCTTTCTTAACTAGCAAATGTTGCTAAAGGCATCTATTAAATATACTGTGTGATAACATAATGTTTCATAAATTATCTAATTCAAAGCTTAcatttatatgttaatatattcacatttattgaaaaataaacttaaaatgtaaaaattttaattaaatttataaaaatcgAAGAATGTGGCTAACACTATTAAAGTAGCAACACTAATTTCTCTCCAACAGAATCTACATATGAAAATTCATCCCTGGACAATAGTTTGCATGTCATACATTCACAGAATTCAGATTCGAGAACCTGAACTCATTCATTAATACATATTTGTTGAAAAACAAAtgtgtgctgggtggtggtggcacatgcctttaaccccagtacttgagaggcagaggcaggtgaatttctgagttcgaggctagccttgtctacagagtgagttccaggacagccagggctaaacagaaaaaacctgtcttgaagaaaaaaagaaaagaaaagaaagaaagaaaaacaaatgtgtttCATCCCTAACTTTGTGCTCTCCACATTCTTCAGTCAGTGTACTTGAATGTCCTCAAAAATGGTGTAAAATCATACTTTAATATTATAgtgatgtaaaataaaatttcacagaTATGTTAGAGTATTTGTTTGAATAGCAActgctatatattatattttcaagtttttcctCTGATATGGTCATCATgtccaaatatatttatttaacacaATCTTGTTGAGAAGCTCGAGGGCATAAACGTATTATTTTActcacattttaaatgtaagtatTTAATAAGAATGCaatgtttttttattctttatatttttccaaaCAGACAATCATTCAAAATCCAGGGAATATAGTTACTgtacatacacatgagcacaatGAACCATAGACTGTCTCTTCAGTAGCCCATACACATCCAACACTATTGCTGTATCAGAAAGAACTTCACATTTTTTGTTcttcagaaaaatgtaaaattggaaagaattgaagaaatataagcCACAAAGAAATCCTTCCAAATATAGGAGTTATATatgtagagatagagatagagatagagatagagatatattgctgaatgtatatttttcagattaaaggtaactataaaatatgaagtatttCCAATCcaattttatattcaaatgtaATTTGCTATATTAATCAGAAACACTTTAAATGCTTAGCATAAGAGACATGTTAATCATTAGCTGAATCATTTAAAGAAAGCTGACTTGGCagttaatgaaaataatattgtCTTCTTAGCTAGTGATTTTGTAGTACAGACAGAtgagcaaaagaaaaatgtatggcTATTATTTCCTCACCTCTGAAACTTTTGTCCCCTCATCATTTCATTTACTTTCCCAGGCTGAGAAGATGATGATTTCCAGAAATTAGATTCTTAAAAAGAATCTTAGAATTTAAGGCCAAATATCATATGTTAGTGCTTTGTCCAGAGCCCTGGCACactgaagtgtgtcactgcagcaGGAAATGATATCAGTCTAAACTGGGGCCTAGGGAGCCCTATATTCCTAATAGGGCAATTATCATCAGGCATGAGAGTGACCAAGagcaaaatcttctgggaaactGCATTATAATCACTGTTTCTGTACAGGTAGGTCTTTAATATGAGGCTATCAAGTCACATTCTGAACTAGGATTGTgaagcaaatgaaaataaatttctcacTCTGAGCAAGACTAAAGACCTTATTCTCATGGATATAGTTGCCTTTATTGATATAATTTGTAGTCTGTATATAATCAGAGCATAATTTAAAGGTCCCATAACCTGAATATCACAGGGATATATTTTCATATGTGGAGTCTGTTGGAGAGAAATAAGAGTAGGTATACTGACAGTGTTATCCACATTCTTAAATCATTAAATCATAGCTGTTAGATATGCTCCTGATGCCCAGGGTTCCTTGAGTAAAAAACTATGTTGgtgagttttatgtcaacttaacacaagctataGTTATTTGAAAAGAGGGATCCTCTATTGAGAAAATGGGCCTACCAGATTAACTGTGggcaaacttgtttttttttttcttgattaagTGGTGTGGGAGGACACATCTCCTTATGAGTAATATCACCTCCCCTGCTGCTATTTTCACTCCTAGTCAGACAGGACAAGCGGCCCCAGGTACCAAGATATTCtgagtctaagatctctggggatgcaaccCACCAAGCTGTAAGCTgctacctgcacccaggacctgggcagatggGCAGTTCTTTTGGGGCCAGACAgacgtgggtcctgtgccctactgGGAAGTCGGAGCGTGGAGGTGccccccaccaccatctttgctcctgatCAGACAGAACAAGCTCCCCAGGTACCGAGATATTCAGAGTCTAAGTTCTCTGGGGAAGAAGACCGCCAAGATGCAGGCTGCTGCATACACCCAGGACCTGGGTAGATCTAAggttcttctgtgtgccagccaggcatgggtcctgtgccatGAGGGGTGCCTGCTGGatccctgct is a genomic window containing:
- the LOC127669843 gene encoding olfactory receptor 2G3-like → MTINKSSGGDFILVGFSDQPQLEKILFVVVLISYLLTLVGNTAIILISCLDSALQTPMYYFLTNLSFVDICFSTSIVPQLLWNLHGPAKTITATGCAIQLYVSLALGSTECVLLAVMAFDRYAAVCRPLHYAAVMHPRLCQSLAGVAWLSGVGNTLIQGTITLRLPRCGNHRIYHFICEVPAMIKLACVDIHTNEVQLFMASLVLLLLPLTLILVSYGYIAQALMRLRAALTWGKALGTCGSHLLVVVLFYGTITAIYIQPNSSYAHSQGKFITLLYTVVIPTLNPLIYTLRNKDVKGALKRLVRNDNSTGKKILSR